One Vitis vinifera cultivar Pinot Noir 40024 chromosome 8, ASM3070453v1 genomic window carries:
- the LOC100243512 gene encoding uncharacterized protein LOC100243512, which produces MDYDAKRVEEGLGHVHKEDISEKADKIEKDESSATPAQSVEQKGEEQPLIKQKSKRVATLDAFRGLTIVLMILVDDAGGSYARIDHSPWNGCTLADFVMPFFLFIVGVAVALALKKIPRISLAVKKISLRTLKLLFWGILLQGGYSHAPDDLSYGVDMKHIRWFGILQVFPLPLFTGKSIPSSSLSGFLQRIAVVYFVVALIETLTTKRRPTVIDSGHFSILSAYKWQWIGGFVAFLIYMITTYALYVPDWSFVIDQDHEAKRYTVKCGMRGHLGPACNAVGYVDRQVWGINHLYSQPVWTRLKACTLSSPNSGPFREDAPSWCYAPFEPEGLLSTISAILSGTIGIHYGHVLIHFKVINFRLRITGHAERLKQWVSMGIVLLIVAIILHFTDAIPINKQLYSFSYVCFTAGAAGIVLSAFYLVIDVWGFRTPFLFLEWIGMNAMLVFVMAAQGIFAAFINGWYFESSDNSLM; this is translated from the exons ATGGACTACGATGCCAAGAGAGTGGAAGAAGGCTTGGGCCATGTTCACAAAGAAGATATCAGCGAGAAAGCAGATAAGATCGAGAAAGATGAGAGTAGCGCAACACCAGCCCAGTCGGTGGAACAGAAGGGGGAGGAGCAGCCTCTTATAAAGCAGAAAAGCAAGAGGGTGGCAACCTTGGATGCGTTCAGAGGCCTCACCATAGTG CTGATGATATTGGTGGACGATGCTGGGGGATCATATGCGCGTATTGATCACTCACCGTGGAATGGGTGCACACTGGCAGACTTTGTGATGccattttttctcttcattgtAGGGGTCGCAGTCGCCCTTGCTCTCAAG AAAATTCCGAGGATAAGTCTAGCAGTCAAGAAGATTTCCCTAAGGACACTGAAGCTTCTTTTCTGGGGAATTCTTTTGCAAG GAGGATACTCTCATGCCCCTGATGATCTGTCTTATGGAGTTGACATGAAGCATATCCGATGGTTCGGCATCCTCCAGGTCTTCCCTTTACCTTTGTTTACTGGAAAGTCCATCCCAAGTTCAAGTTTATCTGGATTCCTTCAG AGAATTGCAGTAGTGTACTTTGTTGTGGCTCTCATAGAGACACTAACCACCAAGCGCAGACCAACTGTCATAGACTCTGGACATTTCTCCATTTTGTCAGCATATAAATGGCAATG GATTGGGGGATTTGTGGCATTTCTTATTTACATGATCACAACGTATGCACTATATGTTCCAGACTGGAGTTTTGTGATAGACCAGGATCACGAAGCAAAGAGATACACA GTAAAATGTGGGATGAGAGGACACTTGGGACCTGCATGCAATGCAGTTGGTTACGTCGATAGACAAGTATGGGGCATTAATCATCTCTACTCGCAGCCTGTTTGGACGCGCTTGAAG GCTTGCACTCTTAGTTCTCCAAACTCTGGCCCTTTTCGTGAGGACGCTCCAAGTTGGTGCTATGCTCCATTTGAGCCTGAAGGCCTGTTGAG TACAATTTCAGCTATCCTCTCAGGCACCATCGGCATCCATTACGGACatgttttgattcattttaaggTTATAAACTTCAGATTACGAATAACA GGTCACGCTGAAAGGCTCAAGCAATGGGTTTCAATGGGAATTGTCTTGCTTATTGTAGCCATCATTCTTCATTTTACAGATG CTATTCCCATCAACAAACAGCTCTATAGCTTCAGCTATGTTTGTTTCACAGCGGGTGCAGCTGGAATTGTACTCTCTGCATTCTATTTAGTG ATTGATGTTTGGGGATTTCGGACACCATTCTTATTCCTAGAGTGGATTGGAATGAATGCAATGCTAGTGTTTGTGATGGCAGCTCAGGGTATCTTCGCCGCATTCATAAATGGATGGTATTTTGAAAGTTCGGATAACTCACTG ATGTAA
- the LOC100265834 gene encoding ACT domain-containing protein ACR10 — translation MGILYDDVVIIRPSEKEGEPRVLTVNCPDKTGLGCDLCRIILFFGLSIVRVDVSTDGKWCYIVFWIIGKSTTRWSLLQDRLSEACPSCSSASGFSYFQLQPPKPPDVFLLKFCCYDRKGLLHDVTEVLCELELTIKKVKVSTTPDGRVMDLFFITDTRELLHTKKRQEDTHNHLKTVLGDAMISCDISMVGSEITACSQTSTLLPSAITREIFGSKFEDEPPSGLPQVSGNISVTMDNSLSPAHTLVQIVCQDHKGLLYDMMRTLKDYNIKISYGRLTTKPRRNCEVDLFIMQADGKKVVDPYKQNALCSRLQMELLRPLRVAVVSRGPDTELLVANPVELSGKGRPLVFFDITHALKMLNVCIFSAEIGRQMIADREWEVYRILLDEGDGLLVPRNKIEEGVWKMLMGWE, via the exons ATGGGGATACTATACGACGACGTAGTGATCATAAGGCCATCAGAGAAGGAAGGCGAACCCAGAGTTCTTACTGTGAACTGCCCTGACAAGACGGGCTTGGGATGTGATCTCTGTCGCATCATTCTCTTTTTTGGTTTGAGCATTGTCAGAGTCG ATGTATCCACAGACGGCAAATGGTGCTACATAGTGTTCTGGATTATCGGAAAATCGACAACGAGATGGAGTTTGTTGCAGGATAGGCTGTCTGAGGCTTGCCCTTCTTGTTCTTCGGCTTCTGGGTTTTCGTATTTTCAATTGCAGCCACCGAAGCCTCCTGATGTATTCTTGTTGAAGTTCTGTTGCTATGACCGGAAAGGACTTTTACATG ATGTGACGGAGGTTCTTTGTGAACTCGAGCTTACAATAAAGAAAGTGAAGGTATCCACGACCCCTGATGGAAGAGTGATGGACCTCTTCTTCATCACAGACACAAG AGAACTTCTACATACAAAGAAGAGACAGGAGGATACACATAACCATTTAAAAACTGTTCTGGGAGATGCCATGATAAGTTGTGACATAAGTATGGTTGGCTCTGAAATTACTGCATGTTCTCAGACATCAACGCTCCTCCCTTCTGCAATTACCAGAGAGATTTTCGGCTCGAAATTTGAGGATGAGCCCCCAAGTGGATTGCCACAGGTATCTGGCAATATATCCGTCACAATGGATAATTCCCTCAGTCCCGCTCACACTCTTGTCCAAATTGTCTGCCAAGATCACAAAGGTCTCCTTTACGACATGATGAGAACTCTAAAGGATTACAATATCAAG ATTTCCTATGGGCGCTTGACCACAAAACCAAGGAGAAACTGTGAGGTGGACTTGTTCATCATGCAAGCAGATGGGAAGAAAGTAGTGGATCCCTACAAGCAGAATGCGTTGTGCTCTCGTCTGCAGATGGAGCTACTTCGTCCTCTAAGAGTGGCTGTGGTGAGCCGTGGTCCTGATACAGAGCTGCTGGTTGCAAATCCAGTGGAGCTATCAGGAAAGGGCCGGCCTCTCGTATTCTTTGACATCACTCATGCTCTGAAGATGCTTAATGTTTGCATCTTTTCG GCTGAAATTGGGAGGCAGATGATCGCCGACCGGGAATGGGAAGTTTACCGAATCCTACTTGATGAAGGAGATGGTTTGTTGGTCCCCAGGAACAAGATTGAGGAAGGAGTTTGGAAAATGTTGATGGGTTGGGAGTGA